One Oncorhynchus clarkii lewisi isolate Uvic-CL-2024 chromosome 31, UVic_Ocla_1.0, whole genome shotgun sequence DNA segment encodes these proteins:
- the LOC139390877 gene encoding protocadherin alpha-8-like, whose amino-acid sequence MGGGGQRRRWEYWCVALRFSLLLCFVEQVSAQIRYSIPEEVKEGSVVGNVAKDLGLDVSTLVERRFRIVSGSKDALFHVNQNNGVLYVHKNIDREELCTGTGVCLIDLEIIVETPLEAHYVGVEITDVNDNSPNFPEKEQKFEIAEHTPPGTRFQLHAARDPDVGMNSVHTYKITSNDHFEIDVRQSDEDKIPFLVLKKSLDREQNHNYTLLLTAIDGGIPQRSGTLNVTIVVLDSNDNRPVFSQDTYNVRIQENVGVGTVVIRVNATDADEGSNSEVEFSLGKTLRRKVYDMFELDRLTGDIRVKGEVDFEDTEVYKLDVQASDKGQPPLTVECRVIIKIIDINDNEPEIDVTSLSNTVSEESKPGTVISLISVSDKDSGINGKVISSISENIPFELKPSYKENVYSIVTKGRLDRELVSHYDITITATDCGQPPLSTLKTLSIQISDVNDNSPEFYQNPLELYLVENNAPGASVFSVIASDKDLNENAAISYHTIRGEGTQNDMTSFLNINSDNGLISALKSFDFETLKTFQFQVVATDSGTPSLSSNVTVNVFILDQNDNAPVILYPVSANGSTEGVEEIPRNVNTGHLVTKVRAYDADIGYNGWLLFSLQEITDHSLFALDRYTGQIRTLRSFTETDETEHKLVILVKDNGNVSLSATATVIINVVEPKEAFAASDVKSAVKDEEENSVTFYLIITLMSVSALFIISIIVLIVMQCSKAPDDSSKYLQDVNYDGTLCHSIQYRSGDKRYMLVGPRMSIGSTIVPGSNGNTLVVPDHKRRASGEVRNYPNLYSP is encoded by the coding sequence ATGGGAGGCGGAGGACAAAGGCGCAGATGGGAATACTGGTGTGTTGCTCTGCGTTTCTCTTTGCTGCTGTGCTTCGTGGAGCAGGTTTCGGCTCAGATAAGGTACTCTATTCCAGAGGAGGTGAAAGAGGGATCCGTTGTTGGAAATGTTGCTAAGGATTTGGGTCTTGACGTCAGTACTTTGGTGGAGAGGCGGTTTCGTATCGTTTCTGGATCTAAGGACGCTCTTTTCCATGTTAATCAGAACAATGGCGTCTTGTATGTTCATAAGAATATCGACAGAGAGGAGCTCTGTACTGGCACTGGCGTGTGCTTGATAGACCTTGAAATTATCGTTGAAACCCCGCTTGAAGCCCATTATGTAGGTGTAGAAATCACAGATGTGAATGATAATTCACCTAATTTTCCAGAAAAGGAACAGAAATTTGAGATAGCTGAGCATACCCCTCCAGGTACACGGTTCCAATTACATGCAGCTCGTGATCCTGATGTTGGGATGAATTCAGTTCATACCTATAAAATAACGTCTAACGATCATTTCGAAATCGATGTGCGGCAAAGCGACGAGGACAAAATACCGTTTTTAGTTTTAAAGAAGTCGCTAGATAGGGAACAAAACCACAACTACACGCTTCTCCTAACAGCGATAGATGGAGGTATTCCTCAAAGATCAGGCACGCTAAATGTTACAATTGTTGTTCTAGATAGTAATGATAACCGTCCCGTCTTTAGTCAGGATACATATAATGTTAGGATACAAGAAAACGTTGGAGTTGGTACAGTTGTTATTAGAGTAAATGCAACTGATGCAGATGAAGGAAGTAATAGTGAGGTTGAGTTCAGCCTGGGTAAAACCTTAAGGAGAAAAGTCTATGATATGTTTGAACTGGATAGGCTAACTGGAGACATTAGAGTTAAAGGTGAGGTGGACTTCGAGGACACAGAGGTGTATAAACTAGATGTTCAGGCCTCGGACAAAGGACAACCTCCACTGACTGTGGAATGTAGAGTGATCATAAAGATAATCGATATTAATGACAATGAGCCAGAAATTGATGTAACATCCCTCTCTAATACAGTGTCTGAAGAGTCCAAGCCAGGAACTGTTATTTCTCTCATCAGTGTCTCAGATAAAGACTCCGGTATTAATGGTAAAGTGATTTCAAGTATATCGGAGAATATACCTTTTGAATTGAAGCCATCATATAAAGAAAACGTATATTCTATAGTCACAAAAGGACGTTTAGATCGAGAACTCGTCTCCCATTATGACATCACTATAACAGCCACTGACTGTGGTCAGCCTCCTCTGTCCACATTAAAAACTCTGAGCATCCAGATATCAGATGTGAACGATAACAGTCCAGAATTCTACCAAAACCCTCTTGAGCTGTACTTAGTGGAAAATAACGCCCCTGGTGCATCCGTATTCTCTGTAATCGCTTCTGATAAAGACTTAAATGAAAATGCTGCTATTTCATATCACACAATTAGAGGAGAAGGCACACAGAACGATATGACATCTTTCCTGAATATCAATTCTGACAACGGACTTATTTCCGCTCTAAAAAGCTTTGACTTTGAAACCCTCAAAACATTCCAATTCCAAGTTGTAGCTACAGACTCTGGAACTCCGTCACTAAGCAGCAACGTCACAGTGAATGTGTTCATTCTGGATCAGAACGACAACGCTCCAGTGATCTTGTATCCAGTCAGCGCTAATGGTTCCACTGAAGGTGTGGAGGAGATTCCCCGCAATGTGAACACAGGCCATTTGGTGACTAAAGTGAGAGCCTATGACGCTGATATAGGATATAACGGCTGGTTATTATTTTCACTGCAGGAAATTACTGACCACAGTCTCTTTGCTTTGGACCGCTATACAGGACAGATAAGGACACTTCGGTCATTCACAGAGACAGACGAGACTGAGCATAAACTGGTCATACTGGTAAAAGACAATGGGAACGTTTCACTCTCAGCAACAGCTACTGTGATTATCAACGTTGTGGAGCCCAAAGAGGCTTTTGCAGCTTCTGATGTTAAAAGCGCAGTAAAAGACGAGGAGGAGAACAGcgttacattttatttgatcatAACTTTGATGTCAGTTTCAGCACTTTTTATCATCAGTATCATTGTGTTGATTGTAATGCAGTGCTCCAAAGCCCCAGACGATTCCTCCAAGTATTTACAAGATGTGAATTACGACGGGACACTGTGCCACAGCATCCAGTACCGATCCGGAGACAAACGGTACATGTTAGTTGGACCCAGAATGAGTATAGGTTCTACTATAGTCCCGGGCAGCAATGGGAATACTCTAGTGGTACCTGACCACAAGAGGAGAGCTTCTGGAGAGGTAAGAAATTACCCTAACCTTTACTCTCcataa